Proteins from a genomic interval of Garra rufa chromosome 4, GarRuf1.0, whole genome shotgun sequence:
- the tnni4a gene encoding troponin I4a — MLSASKFIPQHHFPQKNPINPLLTEFNETVKKKAKSKYSATRRLLLKSKLLKKAENLLVKEKEQKDLERENILRERAPPLNLSGLSVQELQELCKDLHQKIDIVDEARYDLNIKVNRNDQEILSLTQKVYELKGKMKRPNLRRVKKSAGAMLGALTDSRVMKADFKANLKTVKKEEEKKEEVTDWRKNVEAMSGMEGRKKLFNAGQ, encoded by the exons ATGCTTTCCGCCTCAAAATTCATCCCTCAACACCATTTCCCCCAGAAGAACCCCATTAACCCCCTGCTCACAGAGTTCAATGAGACCGTCAAG AAAAAGGCCAAATCCAAGTACTCAGCAACACGCAGACTACTGCTGAAG AGCAAACTGCTGAAAAAGGCAGAAAACTTGCTGGTGAAAGAAAAAGAGCAGAAAGACTTGGAGAGAGAAAACATCCTGAGGGAGAGAGCGCCACCCCTCAACCTCTCCGGCCTGTCTGTCCAAGAACTGCAG GAGCTTTGTAAAGATTTGCACCAGAAGATCGACATTGTGGATGAAGCGCGGTATGACCTCAATATAAAAGTCAACAGGAATGATCAAGAG ATTCTCTCATTAACCCAGAAGGTCTATGAGCTGAAAGGAAAAATGAAGCGGCCGAACTTGAGAAGGGTGAAGAAGTCGGCAGGTGCCATGCTGGGAGCGCTCACAGACAGCCGAGTCATGAAAGCTGACTTCAAAGCCAACCTCAAAACAGTTAAAAAGGAAGAAGAAAAG AAGGAAGAGGTCACAGACTGGAGGAAAAATGTGGAGGCCATGTCAGGCATGGAGGGCAGGAAGAAGCTTTTCAATGCCGGACAGTAG